A section of the Pan paniscus chromosome 11, NHGRI_mPanPan1-v2.0_pri, whole genome shotgun sequence genome encodes:
- the ATOSB gene encoding atos homolog protein B isoform X2 — MRHVQAELSPSSEPEAGPSQPPVRQGALQGGLLMGYSPAGGATSPGVYQVSIFSPPAGTSEPHRALKRQAPPTEGPRELKRGPGLGAREGLPPEEPSTVGLLGPEGPGLGLGVASQHFSHRGLCVVEQRSSVTSSWTSGAWSPPCPPSNASCNTLHTRDWASPDPGGQGSLGESPGPAPPGQLHTFDTDLHSLAQIGGPCPTKRRLLPAGEAPDVSSEEEGPAPRRRRGSLGHPTAANSSDAKATPFWSHLLPGPKEPVLDPTDCGPMGRRLKGACRLKLSPLRSLRKGPGLLSPPSASPVPTPAVSRTLLGNFEESLLRGRFAPSGHIEGFTAEIGASGSYCPQHVTLPVTVTFFDVSEQNAPAPFLGIVDLNPLGRKGYSVPKVGTVQVTLFNPNQTVVKMFLVTFDFSDMPAAHMTFLRHRLFLVPVGEEGNANPTHRLLCYLLHLRFRSSRSGRLSLHGDIRLLFSRRSLELDTGLPYELQAVTEAPHNPRYSPLP, encoded by the exons ATGCGCCACGTGCAGGCGGAGCTGTCTCCATCCTCAGAGCCGGAGGCTGGCCCTTCACAGCCTCCAGTCAGGCAGGGGGCCCTCCAGGGTGGCCTGCTCATGGGCTACAGCCCAGCAGGGGGGGCGACATCCCCCGGGGTCTACCAGGTATCCATCTTTTCCCCTCCGGCTGGTACCTCTGAGCCTCATAGGGCCCTGAAACGACAAGCCCCACCCACTGAGGGTCCCCGGGAGCTGAAGAgaggccctgggctgggggccAGAGAGGGACTACCCCCTGAAGAACCATCTACTGTGGGGCTCTTGGGCCCAGAGGGACCGGGGCTGGGACTAGGTGTGGCCAGCCAGCATTTCTCCCACCGTGGCCTCTGTGTTGTAGAACAGAGAAGTAGTGTCACCTCATCTTGGACTTCAGGGGCCTGGAGTCCCCCCTGCCCCCCATCAAATGCTTCCTGCAATACTTTGCACACCAGAGACTGGGCCTCCCCAGATCCAGGGGGACAGGGGTCCCTGGGGGAGTCCCCAGGGCCAGCCCCTCCAGGCCAGCTGCACACATTTGACACTGATTTGCACAGTCTTGCACAAATAGGGG GCCCCTGCCCCACCAAGCGAAGGCTGCTTCCTGCTGGAGAAGCCCCAGATGTCAGCTCTGAGGAAGAGGGGCCAGCCCCTCGGAGGCGCCGGGGATCCCTGGGCCACCCTACTGCTGCCAACAGTTCTGATGCCAAAGCCACACCCTTCTGGAGCCACCTGCTGCCTGGGCCCAAAGAGCCTGTTTTG GACCCAACAGACTGCGGTCCCATGGGGCGGAGGCTGAAAGGAGCCTGTCGCCTGAAGCT GAGCCCCCTTCGAAGCCTCCGGAAGGGGCCAGGCCTGCTGAGCCCCCCCAGTGCCTCCCCTGTTCCTACCCCTGCTGTCAGCCGTACCCTGCTGGGCAACTTTGAG GAATCACTGCTGCGAGGACGTTTTGCACCATCTGGCCACATTGAGGGCTTCACAGCAGAAATTGGAGCTAGTGGGTCATACTGCCCCCAGCATGTCACGCTGCCTGTCACTGTCACATTCTTTGATGTTTCTGAGCAAAATGCCCCGGCTCCCTTCCTG GGCATCGTGGATCTGAACCCCTTGGGGAGGAAGGGTTACAGCGTGCCCAAGGTGGGCACCGTCCAAGTG ACCTTATTTAACCCCAACCAGACTGTGGTAAAGATGTTCCTCGTGACCTTTGACTTCTCGGACATGCCTGCTGCCCACATGACCTTCCTGCGCCATCGCCTCTTTTTGGTGCCTGTGGGTGAGGAGGGAAATGCTAACCCCACCCACCGCCTCCTCTGCTACTTGCTGCACCTCAG GTTCCGGAGCTCCCGCTCAGGCCGCTTAAGCCTGCATGGAGATATCCGCCTGCTTTTTTCCCGCCGGAGCCTGGAGCTGGACACAGGGCTCCCCTACGAACTGCAGGCTGTGACCGAGGCCCCTCATAATCCACGTTATTCACCTTTGCCCTGA
- the ATOSB gene encoding atos homolog protein B isoform X1, translating into MRHVQAELSPSSEPEAGPSQPPVRQGALQGGLLMGYSPAGGATSPGVYQVSIFSPPAGTSEPHRALKRQAPPTEGPRELKRGPGLGAREGLPPEEPSTVGLLGPEGPGLGLGVASQHFSHRGLCVVEQRSSVTSSWTSGAWSPPCPPSNASCNTLHTRDWASPDPGGQGSLGESPGPAPPGQLHTFDTDLHSLAQIGGKSPVAGVGNGGSLWPRESPGPANGHSPEHTPPGPGPPGPCPTKRRLLPAGEAPDVSSEEEGPAPRRRRGSLGHPTAANSSDAKATPFWSHLLPGPKEPVLDPTDCGPMGRRLKGACRLKLSPLRSLRKGPGLLSPPSASPVPTPAVSRTLLGNFEESLLRGRFAPSGHIEGFTAEIGASGSYCPQHVTLPVTVTFFDVSEQNAPAPFLGIVDLNPLGRKGYSVPKVGTVQVTLFNPNQTVVKMFLVTFDFSDMPAAHMTFLRHRLFLVPVGEEGNANPTHRLLCYLLHLRFRSSRSGRLSLHGDIRLLFSRRSLELDTGLPYELQAVTEAPHNPRYSPLP; encoded by the exons ATGCGCCACGTGCAGGCGGAGCTGTCTCCATCCTCAGAGCCGGAGGCTGGCCCTTCACAGCCTCCAGTCAGGCAGGGGGCCCTCCAGGGTGGCCTGCTCATGGGCTACAGCCCAGCAGGGGGGGCGACATCCCCCGGGGTCTACCAGGTATCCATCTTTTCCCCTCCGGCTGGTACCTCTGAGCCTCATAGGGCCCTGAAACGACAAGCCCCACCCACTGAGGGTCCCCGGGAGCTGAAGAgaggccctgggctgggggccAGAGAGGGACTACCCCCTGAAGAACCATCTACTGTGGGGCTCTTGGGCCCAGAGGGACCGGGGCTGGGACTAGGTGTGGCCAGCCAGCATTTCTCCCACCGTGGCCTCTGTGTTGTAGAACAGAGAAGTAGTGTCACCTCATCTTGGACTTCAGGGGCCTGGAGTCCCCCCTGCCCCCCATCAAATGCTTCCTGCAATACTTTGCACACCAGAGACTGGGCCTCCCCAGATCCAGGGGGACAGGGGTCCCTGGGGGAGTCCCCAGGGCCAGCCCCTCCAGGCCAGCTGCACACATTTGACACTGATTTGCACAGTCTTGCACAAATAGGGGGTAAGAGCCCAGTGGCTGGGGTGGGCAATGGGGGTAGCCTCTGGCCTAGGGAGTCCCCTGGCCCTGCCAATGGGCACAGTCCCGAGCACACACCCCCTGGCCCTGGACCCCCAGGCCCCTGCCCCACCAAGCGAAGGCTGCTTCCTGCTGGAGAAGCCCCAGATGTCAGCTCTGAGGAAGAGGGGCCAGCCCCTCGGAGGCGCCGGGGATCCCTGGGCCACCCTACTGCTGCCAACAGTTCTGATGCCAAAGCCACACCCTTCTGGAGCCACCTGCTGCCTGGGCCCAAAGAGCCTGTTTTG GACCCAACAGACTGCGGTCCCATGGGGCGGAGGCTGAAAGGAGCCTGTCGCCTGAAGCT GAGCCCCCTTCGAAGCCTCCGGAAGGGGCCAGGCCTGCTGAGCCCCCCCAGTGCCTCCCCTGTTCCTACCCCTGCTGTCAGCCGTACCCTGCTGGGCAACTTTGAG GAATCACTGCTGCGAGGACGTTTTGCACCATCTGGCCACATTGAGGGCTTCACAGCAGAAATTGGAGCTAGTGGGTCATACTGCCCCCAGCATGTCACGCTGCCTGTCACTGTCACATTCTTTGATGTTTCTGAGCAAAATGCCCCGGCTCCCTTCCTG GGCATCGTGGATCTGAACCCCTTGGGGAGGAAGGGTTACAGCGTGCCCAAGGTGGGCACCGTCCAAGTG ACCTTATTTAACCCCAACCAGACTGTGGTAAAGATGTTCCTCGTGACCTTTGACTTCTCGGACATGCCTGCTGCCCACATGACCTTCCTGCGCCATCGCCTCTTTTTGGTGCCTGTGGGTGAGGAGGGAAATGCTAACCCCACCCACCGCCTCCTCTGCTACTTGCTGCACCTCAG GTTCCGGAGCTCCCGCTCAGGCCGCTTAAGCCTGCATGGAGATATCCGCCTGCTTTTTTCCCGCCGGAGCCTGGAGCTGGACACAGGGCTCCCCTACGAACTGCAGGCTGTGACCGAGGCCCCTCATAATCCACGTTATTCACCTTTGCCCTGA
- the ATOSB gene encoding atos homolog protein B isoform X3: protein MGRRLKGACRLKLSPLRSLRKGPGLLSPPSASPVPTPAVSRTLLGNFEESLLRGRFAPSGHIEGFTAEIGASGSYCPQHVTLPVTVTFFDVSEQNAPAPFLGIVDLNPLGRKGYSVPKVGTVQVTLFNPNQTVVKMFLVTFDFSDMPAAHMTFLRHRLFLVPVGEEGNANPTHRLLCYLLHLRFRSSRSGRLSLHGDIRLLFSRRSLELDTGLPYELQAVTEAPHNPRYSPLP, encoded by the exons ATGGGGCGGAGGCTGAAAGGAGCCTGTCGCCTGAAGCT GAGCCCCCTTCGAAGCCTCCGGAAGGGGCCAGGCCTGCTGAGCCCCCCCAGTGCCTCCCCTGTTCCTACCCCTGCTGTCAGCCGTACCCTGCTGGGCAACTTTGAG GAATCACTGCTGCGAGGACGTTTTGCACCATCTGGCCACATTGAGGGCTTCACAGCAGAAATTGGAGCTAGTGGGTCATACTGCCCCCAGCATGTCACGCTGCCTGTCACTGTCACATTCTTTGATGTTTCTGAGCAAAATGCCCCGGCTCCCTTCCTG GGCATCGTGGATCTGAACCCCTTGGGGAGGAAGGGTTACAGCGTGCCCAAGGTGGGCACCGTCCAAGTG ACCTTATTTAACCCCAACCAGACTGTGGTAAAGATGTTCCTCGTGACCTTTGACTTCTCGGACATGCCTGCTGCCCACATGACCTTCCTGCGCCATCGCCTCTTTTTGGTGCCTGTGGGTGAGGAGGGAAATGCTAACCCCACCCACCGCCTCCTCTGCTACTTGCTGCACCTCAG GTTCCGGAGCTCCCGCTCAGGCCGCTTAAGCCTGCATGGAGATATCCGCCTGCTTTTTTCCCGCCGGAGCCTGGAGCTGGACACAGGGCTCCCCTACGAACTGCAGGCTGTGACCGAGGCCCCTCATAATCCACGTTATTCACCTTTGCCCTGA